A single Carnobacterium inhibens subsp. inhibens DSM 13024 DNA region contains:
- a CDS encoding acyltransferase, which translates to MKERVLYADILRVAATFLVITIHIASRDFSLYEMDSYQWQVLNIFDSFARMSVPLFFMLSGVFFLDPKREFSIKKLYKKNLFRLVTAFIFWSALYAMIFTWNEYRTFNAEVWGVMVEAFKEGHYHLWFLFRMIEIYVMIPFLRKIAEDKKIILYLVTFCFYIGFILPSYNEFPVSSTVTFVERGVNLDITFGYVGYFFIGYYLAHYDLKKWMKTGIYLLGVAGLISTIMITSVESLKQGEHYDVPYEYLTPNVFFTSLAAFLLAKERLQSKNFSTTFKRVLSEFSTYSFGIYLVHVLIIFLVWKANLNTLFTTPILSVPLLTLAIFLISYVCVKAMSKIPFVKRFIL; encoded by the coding sequence ATGAAAGAAAGAGTTTTGTATGCTGATATTCTGCGTGTAGCAGCTACTTTTTTAGTAATTACCATTCATATTGCTTCACGTGATTTTAGTTTATATGAAATGGATTCCTATCAATGGCAAGTATTAAATATCTTTGACAGTTTTGCACGTATGAGTGTACCGCTATTTTTTATGTTGAGTGGAGTCTTTTTTTTAGATCCTAAGCGAGAATTTTCGATAAAAAAGTTATATAAAAAAAATCTTTTTCGATTAGTAACAGCTTTTATCTTCTGGTCAGCCTTATATGCAATGATTTTTACATGGAATGAATACCGGACATTCAATGCAGAAGTATGGGGAGTAATGGTTGAAGCATTTAAAGAAGGGCATTACCATTTGTGGTTTCTTTTTCGAATGATTGAAATTTATGTCATGATTCCTTTTCTGCGAAAGATTGCTGAAGATAAAAAAATCATCCTCTATCTTGTGACGTTTTGTTTTTATATTGGATTTATTTTACCTTCCTATAATGAATTTCCAGTTAGTTCGACTGTAACGTTTGTTGAAAGAGGAGTTAACCTAGATATCACATTTGGCTATGTTGGGTACTTTTTTATTGGCTATTATTTAGCGCATTACGATTTGAAAAAATGGATGAAAACAGGCATCTATCTATTAGGAGTGGCTGGATTGATCAGTACAATTATGATCACAAGTGTTGAGTCGCTTAAACAAGGCGAACATTATGATGTTCCTTATGAATATCTAACTCCAAATGTATTTTTTACTAGTTTAGCAGCTTTTTTATTGGCAAAAGAGAGATTACAAAGTAAGAACTTTTCAACTACATTTAAACGTGTTCTTTCAGAATTTTCAACTTATTCATTTGGCATTTATTTGGTTCATGTGCTGATTATATTTCTAGTATGGAAAGCGAACTTGAATACACTGTTTACTACTCCGATTCTATCTGTCCCACTATTAACCTTAGCTATTTTTTTAATCAGTTACGTTTGTGTAAAAGCAATGTCAAAAATACCTTTTGTCAAACGATTTATTTTATAA